The genomic region GATGTGGACAAGCTCGACAACCTGGTGAATGCCGTGGGCGAGCTGGTGATCATGCAGTCCCAGGTGCGCTTCAATCCGCTGGTCGCCCGGCTCACCGACCAGAAGCTCATCCGGGACTTCTCCCAGCTGGCCCGCATCACCTCCGAGCTCCAGAAGACCGCCATGTCCATGCGCATGGTGCCCATCCGCCAGACCTTCCAGAAGATGATCCGCCTGGTCCGGGACCTGTCCAAGAAGTCCGGCAAGCTGGTGGATCTCGTTATGAGCGGCGAGGAGACCGAGATCGACCGCAACATGGTGGATTCCATCTACGACCCTCTGGTGCACATGATCCGCAACTCGGTGGACCATGGGGTGCAGCTGCCGGAGGAGCGCCGGCGCCAGGGCAAGCCGGAGCAGGGCACCGTGCAGCTCCGGGCCTTCCAGCGGGGGGGGAATATCGTCATCGAGATCGTGGACGACGGGCAGGGGCTGAACGTGGAGCGCATCCGGAAGAAGGCCATCGAGCGTGGCGTCATCCGGGAAGAGGATGCCCTGTCCCCGGCCGAGATCCAGAATCTTATCTTCATGCCCGGCTTTTCCACCGCCGAAACGATTACCGACGTCTCCGGCCGCGGGGTGGGGATGGACGTGGTCAAGAAGGCGGTGGAGAAGCTGCGGGGCAAGGTGGAGGTGGACAGCGTGGCCGGCAACGGCACCACCTTCACCATCCGCCTGCCCCTGACCATGGCCATTGTTGACGGCATCATCGTCCGGGTGGGCAATGAGCGCTACATCATCCCCACCATCAACATCCAGGAGTCCATGAAGCCCACCCTGGAGATGTACCAGACGGTGCACCGGCGGGGTGAAGCCCTCCTCATCCGGGACAACCTGATTCCCCTGGTTCGCCTGTACAGCGTCTTCGGGGTGCCCAACCCCGAGGCCACCGATCCGGCGGCGGGCCTGGTGGTGGTGGTGGAGAATGAAGGCGAGCTGCGGGCGCTCCTGGTGGATGAGCTCCTGGGCAAGCAGGAGGTGGTCATCAAGAGCCTGGGCGGCTACATGACCGATATCAAGGGCGTGGCCGGCGGCACCATCCTGGGGGATGGCCGGGTGGGGCTGATCCTGGACCTGGCCGGTCTGTTCGATTCCGCCCAGGGGCAGGCCGGCGATCTGGATCGGTGAAGGCGGTTGGAGCAAAGCGTCGCAAGACCAAGGGAGGAATTCCGTATGGCGCAGGCAGCAGCCAGGGCAGCCCGGGAGTTGGAGGGGGTGCGGGAGCTGGAAGGCAAGTACCTCACCTTCGCTCTTGGCAATGAGGAATATGGGCTGGGCATCCTCAAGGTCCGGGAGATCATCGGCATCATGGAGATCACGCCGGTGCCCCACACGCCTCAGTTCGTCAAAGGGGTGATCAACCTGCGAGGCCGAGTGATCCCGGTCCTGGATCTGCGGCTCAAGTTCGAGATGGAGCCCAAGGAATACTCGGAGCGCACCTGCATCATCGTGGTGGAGATCCGCAGCCAGGCTGGCTCCATCCAGGTCGGCATGGTGGTGGACTCGGTGTCGGAGGTCCTGAACATCACGGCTGAGGAGATCGAGCCGCCGCCGTCCTTCGGCTCCAGCGTCGACACCGCCTATATCCTCGGCATGGCCAAGATCAAGGGCAAGGTCAAGATCCTGCTGGACATCGACCGCATCCTCGGCCAGGGAGACTTGGCGCGGATCGAGGCCATCTGAGCCCCGGCTTGCGGCGGCACAGCCCGGCACCCCCTGTGGCCAGGTCCTCTGTCCCCGCCATGGCCACGGAACGGGCGTCCCAGCCGGCATCGGGCTTCAGCTGGACCTACGAGCCGCTGACGGACGAGCAGTTCCGCAAATTCAGCTCCCTGGTCTACCGGCTGACGGGGATCTATCTGCGGGACGAGAAAAAGGCCCTCCTGAACGCCCGCCTGTCCAAGCGGCTCCGGGCAGGAAGCTTCGCGTCCTTTGACGACTACTTCCAGTATGTCACCAGCGACGATTCCGGCCAGGAGCTGGTGGAGCTCATCAACAGCGTCTCCACCAATTTCACCAGCTTCTTCCGGGAGCAGGACCACTTCGATTGCCTGGTGCAGACCGTGCTGCCGGAGCTGACGGGGCGCCTGCGGGACCACCGGCGGGAGCTGACCCTCTGGTCGGCGGCCTGCTCCTCCGGTGAGGAGCCCTATACCATGGCCATGGTGCTGGCCGAGTATTTCCGCCAGCAGCCCGGCTGGCGCTACCGGATCACCGGCACCGACATCTCGACCCGGGTGCTGGACCGTGCGAGCCGGGGCGTCTATTCCCAGGACCAGATCAGCAAGGTGCCGCGGGAGCTGCT from Thermodesulfobacteriota bacterium harbors:
- a CDS encoding chemotaxis protein CheA, yielding LSPAPPPPAERRERAAERPAPAAEAPAAGSSGRSGVGSSIKVDVDKLDNLVNAVGELVIMQSQVRFNPLVARLTDQKLIRDFSQLARITSELQKTAMSMRMVPIRQTFQKMIRLVRDLSKKSGKLVDLVMSGEETEIDRNMVDSIYDPLVHMIRNSVDHGVQLPEERRRQGKPEQGTVQLRAFQRGGNIVIEIVDDGQGLNVERIRKKAIERGVIREEDALSPAEIQNLIFMPGFSTAETITDVSGRGVGMDVVKKAVEKLRGKVEVDSVAGNGTTFTIRLPLTMAIVDGIIVRVGNERYIIPTINIQESMKPTLEMYQTVHRRGEALLIRDNLIPLVRLYSVFGVPNPEATDPAAGLVVVVENEGELRALLVDELLGKQEVVIKSLGGYMTDIKGVAGGTILGDGRVGLILDLAGLFDSAQGQAGDLDR
- a CDS encoding chemotaxis protein CheW gives rise to the protein MAQAAARAARELEGVRELEGKYLTFALGNEEYGLGILKVREIIGIMEITPVPHTPQFVKGVINLRGRVIPVLDLRLKFEMEPKEYSERTCIIVVEIRSQAGSIQVGMVVDSVSEVLNITAEEIEPPPSFGSSVDTAYILGMAKIKGKVKILLDIDRILGQGDLARIEAI
- a CDS encoding protein-glutamate O-methyltransferase; the encoded protein is MATERASQPASGFSWTYEPLTDEQFRKFSSLVYRLTGIYLRDEKKALLNARLSKRLRAGSFASFDDYFQYVTSDDSGQELVELINSVSTNFTSFFREQDHFDCLVQTVLPELTGRLRDHRRELTLWSAACSSGEEPYTMAMVLAEYFRQQPGWRYRITGTDISTRVLDRASRGVYSQDQISKVPRELLLRYFKKGVGRSEGLVKVREDLRRQVTFQRFNLMDPFPWTEAFDVIFCRNVMIYFDQATQQALIDKFHRALLPDGHLFIGHSESLTFIRHSFRQVATTVYRK